In Drosophila miranda strain MSH22 chromosome Y unlocalized genomic scaffold, D.miranda_PacBio2.1 Contig_Y3_pilon, whole genome shotgun sequence, a single window of DNA contains:
- the LOC117194665 gene encoding uncharacterized protein LOC117194665 isoform X2, whose amino-acid sequence MRLTEHLGESINQDEILVGFMKDNPDRALRRSQCCWAANQGRIGLEKGLGRLENKHPQEDGEKQIRNSSYRWRALRSAIAWELEEEVAKLCGH is encoded by the exons ATGCGCTTAACAGAACATCTGG GGGAAAGCATAAATCAAGATGAAATCCTGGTGGGTTTTATGAAAGACAACCCGGACAGAGCTTTGCGGCGCTCTCAATGCTGTTGGGCTGCCAATCAAGGACGCATTGGGTTGGAAAAAG GTTTGGGCAGATTGGAAAACAAACATCCGCAAGAAGATGGCGAAAAACAAATCAGAAACTCGAGCTACAGGTGGAGGGCCCTTCGCTCAGCAATCGCTTGGGAATTGGAGGAGGAAGTGGCCAAGCTATGTGGCCACTAG
- the LOC117194665 gene encoding uncharacterized protein LOC117194665 isoform X1 has translation MRLTEHLGEHSCFPPNLVRTSKWESINQDEILVGFMKDNPDRALRRSQCCWAANQGRIGLEKGLGRLENKHPQEDGEKQIRNSSYRWRALRSAIAWELEEEVAKLCGH, from the exons ATGCGCTTAACAGAACATCTGGGTGAGCACAGCTGTTTCCCGCCCAATTTAGTTCGGACTTCAAAAT GGGAAAGCATAAATCAAGATGAAATCCTGGTGGGTTTTATGAAAGACAACCCGGACAGAGCTTTGCGGCGCTCTCAATGCTGTTGGGCTGCCAATCAAGGACGCATTGGGTTGGAAAAAG GTTTGGGCAGATTGGAAAACAAACATCCGCAAGAAGATGGCGAAAAACAAATCAGAAACTCGAGCTACAGGTGGAGGGCCCTTCGCTCAGCAATCGCTTGGGAATTGGAGGAGGAAGTGGCCAAGCTATGTGGCCACTAG